Genomic segment of Verrucomicrobiia bacterium:
ACGCCAGCGCATCGCCCACCCCGAACCGCACCCTTCCGGCATCCACGCCATCCGGAACCCTCGCTATTGCCTTCACGGTCACCTCGCCCTCCACCTGGACCGGGTACTCCAGCATGCCGTCCCGCTGCAGGCGCCGCGCCGCCTCGACGAACCGCGACGACAGATCCACCGCCGTGACCGAACCGCAGTGTCGCGCCAGTTCAAAGGCGGACCGCCCCACCGCGCATCCCAGATCCAGGGCCCGGGCCGTCGGGCCAAGCCGTTCCGTCAGCACGCAGTCGCGAACGCATCGCACCGGAAATCCCAGCGCGTCACGGGGCCCGAACGACCACGGCAGTATCACGCCGTCGTCGCCGTAATGAAACAGCAGATACTCGGCAACCGCCCGGTCGCTCTCGTAATAGGGCGTCACGCGACTCAGGAAAACTTCGGAATTCAGGCGGCCAGAAGCTGCCGAAGATACGCCGC
This window contains:
- a CDS encoding putative 4-mercaptohistidine N1-methyltransferase, producing the protein MTPYYESDRAVAEYLLFHYGDDGVILPWSFGPRDALGFPVRCVRDCVLTERLGPTARALDLGCAVGRSAFELARHCGSVTAVDLSSRFVEAARRLQRDGMLEYPVQVEGEVTVKAIARVPDGVDAGRVRFGVGDALALGPDHGDYDVVLAANLLDRVPRPRALLEGFARLVKTGGQLVLTSPYTWLEEYTPAQEWLARDGQRASERLAEDLPGFQRVRRLDLPFLIREHARKYQWSVAEATVWMRQDPGR